In Cheilinus undulatus linkage group 14, ASM1832078v1, whole genome shotgun sequence, a genomic segment contains:
- the angel2 gene encoding protein angel homolog 2 isoform X2, protein MQPRRNIRNVYSGPGENQHMFLRQLSTSILPRSRPALCRAGFSSSTASSSSSSYLPRFPTPHPRWPGPGFPPWPPRHPHSHISAYLVHSGRAFHAQSVNSGGSLRSFHTSAGLTMEHHDRDREPPYKRKKSVEETEGHRGGQTSSSKREDSSSRPRPNHSAKDGSRDRAGRDVGRTNSKDRKGERTKAGDKDRQTTNGPSHRGRSTHWHAEHKERSRTLTPTPKPTQEEKPTHRPNPWFKERKTEEQGSCERQTKEAEKQLKDSNQPVNPWKIVGTNKEPSPSGTSPPDRQQEEVKPVKPLQRHWEVSPSCGSEPPPPGCSTAFDFTVMSYNILSQDLLLDNAYLYRHCNPSVLPWDHRLPNLLAEIKQYDADILCLQEVQEDHYKNQIKPALQALGYQCEYKKRTGRKPDGCAVIFKTSRLSLLSSNPVEFYRQGDPLLDRDNVGLVLLLQPNDTTGESDSCICVANTHLLYNPRRGDIKLAQLAILLAEINRLCRPPDGLTNPVVLCGDFNSTPWSPLYNFLTTGCLDYRGMQIGMVSGQESSPRGQRLLPSPIWSHSLGIDYQCQYKKPTAESSSSPTVEGAISNLTVEDLATTAAAAASQRARIEHGLKLQSSYKHLLMPDGRPEITTCHSRTAMTVDYIMYTPELITPPSLPGGWSLQLLGRLSLVSQSELKEVNGLPNQHHSSDHLPLLARFRLQQ, encoded by the exons ATGCAGCCAAGACGAAACATAAGAAATGTGTATTCCGGCCCCGGAGAGAA CCAACACATGTTCCTCCGGCAGCTGAGCACTTCCATCCTTCCCCGCAGCCGGCCAGCTCTCTGCAGAGCCGGCTTTAGCAGCAGcactgcctcctcctcctcctcctcgtacCTCCCTCGTTTCCCCACTCCTCATCCACGGTGGCCGGGACCTGGATTTCCCCCCTGGCCTCCTCGACACCCCCACTCTCACATCTCAGCATATCTGGTTCACTCTGGAAGGGCATTTCATGCACAGAGTGTCAACTCTGGAGGGAGCTTACGCTCGTTTCACACCTCTGCTGGCCTCACGATGGAGCACCacgacagagacagagagcctccCTATAAGAGAAAGAAGAGTGTAGAGGAAACAGAAGGACACAGAGGAGGTCAGACCAGCAGCTCAAAGAGGGAGGATTCAAGCAGCCGCCCTCGACCGAACCACAGTGCCAAAGATGGAAGTCGAGACAGAGCTGGAAGAGACGTCGGTAGAACAAACAGTAAAGACAGAAAGGGAGAAAGGACTAAAGCTGGagataaagacagacagacaacaaATGGACCCTCACATCGAGGGAGGAGCACTCACTGGCATGCAGAACATAAAGAGAGATCCAGGACTCTAACACCAACACCAAAACCTACACAAGAAGAAAAGCCCACGCACAGGCCTAATCCCTGGTtcaaagagaggaaaacagaggaGCAGGGAAGCTGTGAGAGGCAGACAAAAGAAGCAGAGAAACAGTTAAAGGACAGTAATCAACCTGTAAACCCATGGAAGATAGTGGGAACAAACAAAGAGCCATCTCCATCTGGAACCAGCCCACCTGACAGACAACAGGAAGAGGTTAAACCAGTGAAAC CTCTACAGAGACACTGGGAAGTTTCACCTTCTTGCGGTTCTGAACCCCCACCACCAGGGTGCAGCACAGCGTTTGACTTCACGGTGATGTCCTATAACATCCTGTCTCAGGACCTTCTGCTGGATAACGCCTACCTGTACCGACACTGTAACCCCAGCGTACTGCCCTGGGACCATCGACTGCCCAACCTGCTGGCTGAGATCAAGCAGTACGACGCTGAT ATTCTTTGTCTCCAGGAAGTTCAGGAGGACCACTATAAAAACCAGATCAAGCCAGCTCTACAAGCACTAG GTTACCAGTGTGAATACAAGAAGCGAACAGGAAGAAAACCAGACGGTTGTGCAGTCATCTTTAAAACCTCCCGTCTCTCACTTCTTTCCTCCAATCCCGTCGAGTTTTACCGACAGGGTGACCCTCTCCTGGACCGAGACAACGTGGGATTGGTTTTACTGCTGCAGCCTAACGACACCACGGGGGAGTCGGATTCCTGCATCTGTGTTGCCAACACTCACCTGCTTTACAACCCTCGCCGCGGTGACATCAAACTGGCTCAGCTGGCGATCCTACTGGCCGAGATCAACCGACTGTGCCGGCCCCCAGACGGGCTGACCAATCCGGTGGTGCTGTGTGGGGATTTTAACTCCACTCCTTGGAGTCCACTTTACAACTTTCTAACCACCGGCTGCCTGGATTATCGAGGGATGCAGATCGGCATG GTGTCTGGTCAGGAGAGCAGTCCCAGAGGGCAGCGACTTCTCCCCTCCCCGATCTGGTCTCACTCTTTAGGGATTGACTATCAGTGTCAGTACAAAAAACCTACGGCTGAGTCCTCCAGCAGTCCAACAG TTGAAGGGGCAATCTCTAATCTGACTGTAGAAGATCTCGCCaccacagctgctgctgccgctTCACAACG AGCGAGGATCGAGCACGGTCTGAAGCTGCAGTCGTCCTACAAGCACCTCCTGATGCCTGATGGGAGGCCTGAGATCACCACCTGTCACTCACGCACCGCCATGACTGTGGACTACATCATGTATACTCCAG AACTCATCACACCTCCTTCACTTCCTGGTGGGTGGAGCCTCCAGCTCCTAGGCAGGCTGTCAttggtcagtcagtcagagctGAAGGAAGTCAACGGCCTCCCAAATCAGCACCACTCTTCCGATCACCTCCCTCTTCTCGCTCGCTTCCGCTTACAGCAATGA
- the angel2 gene encoding protein angel homolog 2 isoform X1, translating to MQPRRNIRNVYSGPGENQHMFLRQLSTSILPRSRPALCRAGFSSSTASSSSSSYLPRFPTPHPRWPGPGFPPWPPRHPHSHISAYLVHSGRAFHAQSVNSGGSLRSFHTSAGLTMEHHDRDREPPYKRKKSVEETEGHRGGQTSSSKREDSSSRPRPNHSAKDGSRDRAGRDVGRTNSKDRKGERTKAGDKDRQTTNGPSHRGRSTHWHAEHKERSRTLTPTPKPTQEEKPTHRPNPWFKERKTEEQGSCERQTKEAEKQLKDSNQPVNPWKIVGTNKEPSPSGTSPPDRQQEEVKPVKPLQRHWEVSPSCGSEPPPPGCSTAFDFTVMSYNILSQDLLLDNAYLYRHCNPSVLPWDHRLPNLLAEIKQYDADILCLQEVQEDHYKNQIKPALQALGYQCEYKKRTGRKPDGCAVIFKTSRLSLLSSNPVEFYRQGDPLLDRDNVGLVLLLQPNDTTGESDSCICVANTHLLYNPRRGDIKLAQLAILLAEINRLCRPPDGLTNPVVLCGDFNSTPWSPLYNFLTTGCLDYRGMQIGMVSGQESSPRGQRLLPSPIWSHSLGIDYQCQYKKPTAESSSSPTAVEGAISNLTVEDLATTAAAAASQRARIEHGLKLQSSYKHLLMPDGRPEITTCHSRTAMTVDYIMYTPELITPPSLPGGWSLQLLGRLSLVSQSELKEVNGLPNQHHSSDHLPLLARFRLQQ from the exons ATGCAGCCAAGACGAAACATAAGAAATGTGTATTCCGGCCCCGGAGAGAA CCAACACATGTTCCTCCGGCAGCTGAGCACTTCCATCCTTCCCCGCAGCCGGCCAGCTCTCTGCAGAGCCGGCTTTAGCAGCAGcactgcctcctcctcctcctcctcgtacCTCCCTCGTTTCCCCACTCCTCATCCACGGTGGCCGGGACCTGGATTTCCCCCCTGGCCTCCTCGACACCCCCACTCTCACATCTCAGCATATCTGGTTCACTCTGGAAGGGCATTTCATGCACAGAGTGTCAACTCTGGAGGGAGCTTACGCTCGTTTCACACCTCTGCTGGCCTCACGATGGAGCACCacgacagagacagagagcctccCTATAAGAGAAAGAAGAGTGTAGAGGAAACAGAAGGACACAGAGGAGGTCAGACCAGCAGCTCAAAGAGGGAGGATTCAAGCAGCCGCCCTCGACCGAACCACAGTGCCAAAGATGGAAGTCGAGACAGAGCTGGAAGAGACGTCGGTAGAACAAACAGTAAAGACAGAAAGGGAGAAAGGACTAAAGCTGGagataaagacagacagacaacaaATGGACCCTCACATCGAGGGAGGAGCACTCACTGGCATGCAGAACATAAAGAGAGATCCAGGACTCTAACACCAACACCAAAACCTACACAAGAAGAAAAGCCCACGCACAGGCCTAATCCCTGGTtcaaagagaggaaaacagaggaGCAGGGAAGCTGTGAGAGGCAGACAAAAGAAGCAGAGAAACAGTTAAAGGACAGTAATCAACCTGTAAACCCATGGAAGATAGTGGGAACAAACAAAGAGCCATCTCCATCTGGAACCAGCCCACCTGACAGACAACAGGAAGAGGTTAAACCAGTGAAAC CTCTACAGAGACACTGGGAAGTTTCACCTTCTTGCGGTTCTGAACCCCCACCACCAGGGTGCAGCACAGCGTTTGACTTCACGGTGATGTCCTATAACATCCTGTCTCAGGACCTTCTGCTGGATAACGCCTACCTGTACCGACACTGTAACCCCAGCGTACTGCCCTGGGACCATCGACTGCCCAACCTGCTGGCTGAGATCAAGCAGTACGACGCTGAT ATTCTTTGTCTCCAGGAAGTTCAGGAGGACCACTATAAAAACCAGATCAAGCCAGCTCTACAAGCACTAG GTTACCAGTGTGAATACAAGAAGCGAACAGGAAGAAAACCAGACGGTTGTGCAGTCATCTTTAAAACCTCCCGTCTCTCACTTCTTTCCTCCAATCCCGTCGAGTTTTACCGACAGGGTGACCCTCTCCTGGACCGAGACAACGTGGGATTGGTTTTACTGCTGCAGCCTAACGACACCACGGGGGAGTCGGATTCCTGCATCTGTGTTGCCAACACTCACCTGCTTTACAACCCTCGCCGCGGTGACATCAAACTGGCTCAGCTGGCGATCCTACTGGCCGAGATCAACCGACTGTGCCGGCCCCCAGACGGGCTGACCAATCCGGTGGTGCTGTGTGGGGATTTTAACTCCACTCCTTGGAGTCCACTTTACAACTTTCTAACCACCGGCTGCCTGGATTATCGAGGGATGCAGATCGGCATG GTGTCTGGTCAGGAGAGCAGTCCCAGAGGGCAGCGACTTCTCCCCTCCCCGATCTGGTCTCACTCTTTAGGGATTGACTATCAGTGTCAGTACAAAAAACCTACGGCTGAGTCCTCCAGCAGTCCAACAG CAGTTGAAGGGGCAATCTCTAATCTGACTGTAGAAGATCTCGCCaccacagctgctgctgccgctTCACAACG AGCGAGGATCGAGCACGGTCTGAAGCTGCAGTCGTCCTACAAGCACCTCCTGATGCCTGATGGGAGGCCTGAGATCACCACCTGTCACTCACGCACCGCCATGACTGTGGACTACATCATGTATACTCCAG AACTCATCACACCTCCTTCACTTCCTGGTGGGTGGAGCCTCCAGCTCCTAGGCAGGCTGTCAttggtcagtcagtcagagctGAAGGAAGTCAACGGCCTCCCAAATCAGCACCACTCTTCCGATCACCTCCCTCTTCTCGCTCGCTTCCGCTTACAGCAATGA
- the angel2 gene encoding protein angel homolog 2 isoform X4, with the protein MQPRRNIRNVYSGPGENQHMFLRQLSTSILPRSRPALCRAGFSSSTASSSSSSYLPRFPTPHPRWPGPGFPPWPPRHPHSHISAYLVHSGRAFHAQSVNSGGSLRSFHTSAGLTMEHHDRDREPPYKRKKSVEETEGHRGGQTSSSKREDSSSRPRPNHSAKDGSRDRAGRDVGRTNSKDRKGERTKAGDKDRQTTNGPSHRGRSTHWHAEHKERSRTLTPTPKPTQEEKPTHRPNPWFKERKTEEQGSCERQTKEAEKQLKDSNQPVNPWKIVGTNKEPSPSGTSPPDRQQEEVKPVKPLQRHWEVSPSCGSEPPPPGCSTAFDFTVMSYNILSQDLLLDNAYLYRHCNPSVLPWDHRLPNLLAEIKQYDADILCLQEVQEDHYKNQIKPALQALGYQCEYKKRTGRKPDGCAVIFKTSRLSLLSSNPVEFYRQGDPLLDRDNVGLVLLLQPNDTTGESDSCICVANTHLLYNPRRGDIKLAQLAILLAEINRLCRPPDGLTNPVVLCGDFNSTPWSPLYNFLTTGCLDYRGMQIGMVSGQESSPRGQRLLPSPIWSHSLGIDYQCQYKKPTAESSSSPTAVEGAISNLTVEDLATTAAAAASQRARIEHGLKLQSSYKHLLMPDGRPEITTCHSRTAMTVDYIMYTPGGRSWI; encoded by the exons ATGCAGCCAAGACGAAACATAAGAAATGTGTATTCCGGCCCCGGAGAGAA CCAACACATGTTCCTCCGGCAGCTGAGCACTTCCATCCTTCCCCGCAGCCGGCCAGCTCTCTGCAGAGCCGGCTTTAGCAGCAGcactgcctcctcctcctcctcctcgtacCTCCCTCGTTTCCCCACTCCTCATCCACGGTGGCCGGGACCTGGATTTCCCCCCTGGCCTCCTCGACACCCCCACTCTCACATCTCAGCATATCTGGTTCACTCTGGAAGGGCATTTCATGCACAGAGTGTCAACTCTGGAGGGAGCTTACGCTCGTTTCACACCTCTGCTGGCCTCACGATGGAGCACCacgacagagacagagagcctccCTATAAGAGAAAGAAGAGTGTAGAGGAAACAGAAGGACACAGAGGAGGTCAGACCAGCAGCTCAAAGAGGGAGGATTCAAGCAGCCGCCCTCGACCGAACCACAGTGCCAAAGATGGAAGTCGAGACAGAGCTGGAAGAGACGTCGGTAGAACAAACAGTAAAGACAGAAAGGGAGAAAGGACTAAAGCTGGagataaagacagacagacaacaaATGGACCCTCACATCGAGGGAGGAGCACTCACTGGCATGCAGAACATAAAGAGAGATCCAGGACTCTAACACCAACACCAAAACCTACACAAGAAGAAAAGCCCACGCACAGGCCTAATCCCTGGTtcaaagagaggaaaacagaggaGCAGGGAAGCTGTGAGAGGCAGACAAAAGAAGCAGAGAAACAGTTAAAGGACAGTAATCAACCTGTAAACCCATGGAAGATAGTGGGAACAAACAAAGAGCCATCTCCATCTGGAACCAGCCCACCTGACAGACAACAGGAAGAGGTTAAACCAGTGAAAC CTCTACAGAGACACTGGGAAGTTTCACCTTCTTGCGGTTCTGAACCCCCACCACCAGGGTGCAGCACAGCGTTTGACTTCACGGTGATGTCCTATAACATCCTGTCTCAGGACCTTCTGCTGGATAACGCCTACCTGTACCGACACTGTAACCCCAGCGTACTGCCCTGGGACCATCGACTGCCCAACCTGCTGGCTGAGATCAAGCAGTACGACGCTGAT ATTCTTTGTCTCCAGGAAGTTCAGGAGGACCACTATAAAAACCAGATCAAGCCAGCTCTACAAGCACTAG GTTACCAGTGTGAATACAAGAAGCGAACAGGAAGAAAACCAGACGGTTGTGCAGTCATCTTTAAAACCTCCCGTCTCTCACTTCTTTCCTCCAATCCCGTCGAGTTTTACCGACAGGGTGACCCTCTCCTGGACCGAGACAACGTGGGATTGGTTTTACTGCTGCAGCCTAACGACACCACGGGGGAGTCGGATTCCTGCATCTGTGTTGCCAACACTCACCTGCTTTACAACCCTCGCCGCGGTGACATCAAACTGGCTCAGCTGGCGATCCTACTGGCCGAGATCAACCGACTGTGCCGGCCCCCAGACGGGCTGACCAATCCGGTGGTGCTGTGTGGGGATTTTAACTCCACTCCTTGGAGTCCACTTTACAACTTTCTAACCACCGGCTGCCTGGATTATCGAGGGATGCAGATCGGCATG GTGTCTGGTCAGGAGAGCAGTCCCAGAGGGCAGCGACTTCTCCCCTCCCCGATCTGGTCTCACTCTTTAGGGATTGACTATCAGTGTCAGTACAAAAAACCTACGGCTGAGTCCTCCAGCAGTCCAACAG CAGTTGAAGGGGCAATCTCTAATCTGACTGTAGAAGATCTCGCCaccacagctgctgctgccgctTCACAACG AGCGAGGATCGAGCACGGTCTGAAGCTGCAGTCGTCCTACAAGCACCTCCTGATGCCTGATGGGAGGCCTGAGATCACCACCTGTCACTCACGCACCGCCATGACTGTGGACTACATCATGTATACTCCAG GTGGCAGGTCTTGGATTTAA
- the angel2 gene encoding protein angel homolog 2 isoform X3: MFLRQLSTSILPRSRPALCRAGFSSSTASSSSSSYLPRFPTPHPRWPGPGFPPWPPRHPHSHISAYLVHSGRAFHAQSVNSGGSLRSFHTSAGLTMEHHDRDREPPYKRKKSVEETEGHRGGQTSSSKREDSSSRPRPNHSAKDGSRDRAGRDVGRTNSKDRKGERTKAGDKDRQTTNGPSHRGRSTHWHAEHKERSRTLTPTPKPTQEEKPTHRPNPWFKERKTEEQGSCERQTKEAEKQLKDSNQPVNPWKIVGTNKEPSPSGTSPPDRQQEEVKPVKPLQRHWEVSPSCGSEPPPPGCSTAFDFTVMSYNILSQDLLLDNAYLYRHCNPSVLPWDHRLPNLLAEIKQYDADILCLQEVQEDHYKNQIKPALQALGYQCEYKKRTGRKPDGCAVIFKTSRLSLLSSNPVEFYRQGDPLLDRDNVGLVLLLQPNDTTGESDSCICVANTHLLYNPRRGDIKLAQLAILLAEINRLCRPPDGLTNPVVLCGDFNSTPWSPLYNFLTTGCLDYRGMQIGMVSGQESSPRGQRLLPSPIWSHSLGIDYQCQYKKPTAESSSSPTAVEGAISNLTVEDLATTAAAAASQRARIEHGLKLQSSYKHLLMPDGRPEITTCHSRTAMTVDYIMYTPELITPPSLPGGWSLQLLGRLSLVSQSELKEVNGLPNQHHSSDHLPLLARFRLQQ, encoded by the exons ATGTTCCTCCGGCAGCTGAGCACTTCCATCCTTCCCCGCAGCCGGCCAGCTCTCTGCAGAGCCGGCTTTAGCAGCAGcactgcctcctcctcctcctcctcgtacCTCCCTCGTTTCCCCACTCCTCATCCACGGTGGCCGGGACCTGGATTTCCCCCCTGGCCTCCTCGACACCCCCACTCTCACATCTCAGCATATCTGGTTCACTCTGGAAGGGCATTTCATGCACAGAGTGTCAACTCTGGAGGGAGCTTACGCTCGTTTCACACCTCTGCTGGCCTCACGATGGAGCACCacgacagagacagagagcctccCTATAAGAGAAAGAAGAGTGTAGAGGAAACAGAAGGACACAGAGGAGGTCAGACCAGCAGCTCAAAGAGGGAGGATTCAAGCAGCCGCCCTCGACCGAACCACAGTGCCAAAGATGGAAGTCGAGACAGAGCTGGAAGAGACGTCGGTAGAACAAACAGTAAAGACAGAAAGGGAGAAAGGACTAAAGCTGGagataaagacagacagacaacaaATGGACCCTCACATCGAGGGAGGAGCACTCACTGGCATGCAGAACATAAAGAGAGATCCAGGACTCTAACACCAACACCAAAACCTACACAAGAAGAAAAGCCCACGCACAGGCCTAATCCCTGGTtcaaagagaggaaaacagaggaGCAGGGAAGCTGTGAGAGGCAGACAAAAGAAGCAGAGAAACAGTTAAAGGACAGTAATCAACCTGTAAACCCATGGAAGATAGTGGGAACAAACAAAGAGCCATCTCCATCTGGAACCAGCCCACCTGACAGACAACAGGAAGAGGTTAAACCAGTGAAAC CTCTACAGAGACACTGGGAAGTTTCACCTTCTTGCGGTTCTGAACCCCCACCACCAGGGTGCAGCACAGCGTTTGACTTCACGGTGATGTCCTATAACATCCTGTCTCAGGACCTTCTGCTGGATAACGCCTACCTGTACCGACACTGTAACCCCAGCGTACTGCCCTGGGACCATCGACTGCCCAACCTGCTGGCTGAGATCAAGCAGTACGACGCTGAT ATTCTTTGTCTCCAGGAAGTTCAGGAGGACCACTATAAAAACCAGATCAAGCCAGCTCTACAAGCACTAG GTTACCAGTGTGAATACAAGAAGCGAACAGGAAGAAAACCAGACGGTTGTGCAGTCATCTTTAAAACCTCCCGTCTCTCACTTCTTTCCTCCAATCCCGTCGAGTTTTACCGACAGGGTGACCCTCTCCTGGACCGAGACAACGTGGGATTGGTTTTACTGCTGCAGCCTAACGACACCACGGGGGAGTCGGATTCCTGCATCTGTGTTGCCAACACTCACCTGCTTTACAACCCTCGCCGCGGTGACATCAAACTGGCTCAGCTGGCGATCCTACTGGCCGAGATCAACCGACTGTGCCGGCCCCCAGACGGGCTGACCAATCCGGTGGTGCTGTGTGGGGATTTTAACTCCACTCCTTGGAGTCCACTTTACAACTTTCTAACCACCGGCTGCCTGGATTATCGAGGGATGCAGATCGGCATG GTGTCTGGTCAGGAGAGCAGTCCCAGAGGGCAGCGACTTCTCCCCTCCCCGATCTGGTCTCACTCTTTAGGGATTGACTATCAGTGTCAGTACAAAAAACCTACGGCTGAGTCCTCCAGCAGTCCAACAG CAGTTGAAGGGGCAATCTCTAATCTGACTGTAGAAGATCTCGCCaccacagctgctgctgccgctTCACAACG AGCGAGGATCGAGCACGGTCTGAAGCTGCAGTCGTCCTACAAGCACCTCCTGATGCCTGATGGGAGGCCTGAGATCACCACCTGTCACTCACGCACCGCCATGACTGTGGACTACATCATGTATACTCCAG AACTCATCACACCTCCTTCACTTCCTGGTGGGTGGAGCCTCCAGCTCCTAGGCAGGCTGTCAttggtcagtcagtcagagctGAAGGAAGTCAACGGCCTCCCAAATCAGCACCACTCTTCCGATCACCTCCCTCTTCTCGCTCGCTTCCGCTTACAGCAATGA